The Streptomyces sp. NBC_00162 sequence TCCCGGCGCGATCGTCCAGATGCACGTGGGCAGCACCGGGGACGGCATCGTCCTCGACGCCCAGGCCCTCCCCCGGATCATCGACGCGGCCGAGGACGCCGGCTACGAGGTCATCGACCTCCGCCGGTTCCTCGTCGAGGGCCGGGCCATCGAGCCGGGATATTGAGATGCAGGCAGGTCAGCGGGTGCGTAGGGTCGATGCACGTGGAACCACTCACTGAAAAGCAAATCCGCTCATCCTTCGTGAACTGCACCAAGGGCGAGGCGGCGCGGCTGCGGCTGCCGCTCGACTTCGCCGAACTGCCCTGGGAAGACCTGGACTTCCTGGGGTGGGTGGATCCGGGGGCGCCGCTGCGGGCCCATCTCGTACTGCCCCGGGCGCAGGGTCCGATGGGGATTTCGCTGCGCGTGCCCTCGGTGGGCCGCACCAGCACGGTGAAGTCCAGCCTGTGCCAGATCTGCCTGACCGGTCACGCGTCTTCCGGGGTCACCCTGCTCGCCGCGCCCTTGGCGGGCGCCCGCGGCCGGGACGGCAACACGGTCGGCATCTATGTCTGCGCGGACCTCGCCTGCCCCCTGTACGTGCGGGGCAAGCGCCAGCCGAAGCTGCGTGCCGGGCGGTACGAGGAGTCCCTGACCCTGGACGAGCGCCTCGCGCGCATGTCGGGCAACGTGGACGCGTTCGCGGCCAGGGTCGCCGCGGCGTGAACTTCGAGCAGGTCTTCACGTACGCGTGGAAGCACCACACGGGCAAGGGCTCCAGCGTCCTGTCCGTGGCCTACGAACCGGACGAGGCGGGCCGGCCGCGGCGCTGGCTGCTGTTGGCGGGGCTGCCCGATTTCAGTGAGCTGCTGGGCTTCGACGATGCCGCGCACGTGCGGGAGTTCGCGCTGGCGGTCCTCGAACTGCCGCTGACGGCGCGGTTCCACGAGCAGGACATCGAGCTGTACCAGGCCGGCGCGCGGGGGACCGCCAAGCCACCCTGACGGTGGCCCGTGACCCCGCCGACGAGCTCCGCGCCTACTTCGCGTACCAGTCGTACTACGTCTTCCCCGACCGCGACGGACGGCCGGGCCCCGCCGGCCTGGGCCTGCAGGTCGTGTGCGACGACGTCGACGTGGCCCGGGCGCACGCCGAGGCGCGGGCCCTGCTCGCGGCACTGGACGAGGCCGGCCTCCCGGTGCAGCCCGCCTGACATGTGCACATGATGCGCAGCAGCGGGACGAGTGGCTGGCGGTCGCCGTATCCGTCCTGATGGCTATCGTGATGTGGTGCTGTCCGTACTGCGCCACCGCACCTACCGGCGTCTGTTCACCGCTCAGGCCGTCGCCCTGGTCGGCACGGGGCTCGCGACCGTCGCGCTGAGCCTGCTGGCCTACGACATCGCCGGGGACGACGCCTCGGCCGTGCTGGGCACGGCCCTGGCGGTCAAGATGATCGCCTACGTCGGCATCGCCCCGCTGGCCGGCGCGCTCGCCGACCGGATCCCGCGGCGCACCCTGATGGCGGCGATGGACCTCACCCGCGCCGCGGTCGCCCTGGCCCTGCCGTTCGTCACCGAGATCTGGCAGATCCATCTCCTGATCTTCCTGCTCCAAGCGGCGTCGGCCGCCTTCACCCCCGTCTTCCAGGCGACCATCCCCGAGGTGCTGCCCGCCGAACGCGACTACACCCGGGCCCTGTCGATGTCCCGGCTCGCCTACGACCTGGAGAGCCTGTTCAGCCCGGCGCTGGCCGCCGCGCTGCTGACGCTGGTCTCCTACGACTGGCTCTTCACCGGCACCTCCCTCGGCTTCCTGGCCTCCGCCGCCCTCGTCGTCGCCACCGTGCTGCCCCGGCCCGCGCCCGTCGAGCGCACCGGCGGCGCCTATGCCAAGGCCGCCTTCGGCACCCGGCTGTTCTGGGCGACGCCCCGCCTGCGGGCCCTGCTCGCCCTGGACCTCGCGGTCGCCGCCGCCGGAGCCATCGTCTTCGTCGACACCGTCGTCCTGGTCCGGGGCCACTTCGGCCGCTCCGCGGGCGCCGTCTCCCTGGCTCTCGGCGCGTACGGCGCGGGGTCCATGCTGACCGCGCTGCTGTTGCCGCGTCTGCTGCGCCGGCGTCCGGACCGCGCCGTCATGCTCCCGGCCGCCTGCGCCCTTCCCGTGGTCCTGGCCGCCGTCGCCGCCCTCACCGCGACGGCGCCGGGCACCTGGTCCTGGTCCGCTGTCCTGGCGGGGTGGGCCGTGATCGGCGCGGCCTCCTCCGCCGTCCTCACGCCCGGCGGCCGTGTCATCCGCCGCTCCACCGCCGACCCGGACCTGCCCGCCGCGTTCGCCGCGCAGTTCTCCCTGTCCCACGGCTGCTGGCTGCTCACGTACCCCGTGGCGGGCTGGCTCGCCGCCTGGGCCGGGCTTCCGGTGACCGCGCTGGTCCTCGGCGCCGTGTCCCTGGCCGCCACCGGGGCGGCCGCCGCCGCCTGGCCCGCCCGCGACCCGTCCCGGATCGAGCACGTCCACCCCGACCTGCCCCCGGGCCACCCCCACCTCGCCGACGCGAGCCCGGCGGCGGGCGGCTGGCGGCACGGGCACCACTACGTCATCGACCGGCACCACCACCGCTGGCCGTCCGCCGGCCTCACAGGGGCTTCGCGCGGGCGATGACCAGTGCGACGTCGTCGTGGTCGTCCCGCCGGCGCAGGGTGTCCAGGAGCCTGTCGCAGGTCTCCTCCAGCGGGCGGCTGGTGTCGGCGAGCAGTCGCAGCAGGAGGTCCAGGCGCTCGTCGATGGGCTGGTCCCGGGTCTCGACCAGCCCGTCCGTGTACAGGACCAGCTGGTCTCCGGGCTCCATGCGCACGGAGGTGACCTCGAAGGGAACGCCTCCCACGCCCAGGGGCGTGCCGGTGGGCAGGTCGAGGAGCCGGGGGGCCCGGCCGGACCGGATCAGGACCGGGGGCAGGTGTCCGGCGACGGCGATGCGGCACTCCGCGCGGTGGGGGTCGTAGACGGCGTAGACGCAGGTGGCGATGGTTTCCTCGAGGGCGCTGGTGGTGCGGTCCAGCTGCTCGAGGACGCGGGTCGGGTCGAGGGACAGTTCGGCGAGGGTGCGGGTGGCGGTGCGCAGTTGTCCCATGCCTGCGGCGGCGTTGATGCCGCTGCCCATGACGTCTCCGACGACGAGGACGGTGGTGTCGTCCGGCTGGGCGATGGCGTCGAACCAGTCCCCGCCGATCTCGCTGGTGGCCGCAGCGGGCCGGTAGCGGTAGGCGACCTCGAGACCGGGCGTGGGCGGCGGGTGGTGCGGGAGGAGGTGGTGCTGGAGGGCGAGTGCGGTGTGGTGCGCGTTGCGGTACCAGCGGGCGTTGTCGATGCACACGGCGGCGCGGGCGGCCAGTTCTCCGGCCAGGATGATGTCGTCGTCGTCGAAGGGCCGCGGGTTGCGGGTGCGCTTGAGGTCGAGGGCGCCGAGGACCTCGCCGCGGGCGATGAGCGGCACGGCCAGGTACGAGCGCAGTCCGGCCCGGGCCAGGAGGGCGGCCGCGTCGTCGTCGCGGGCGATGCGCGAGATGTCCCGTGCGTGCACGTGGGCCACCAGTACGGGGTGGCCGGTCGTCACGGACTGGGTGACCAGCCGGTCCGCCTCGTAGCGGGCGATGTCGCCGGGCGGGTCGGCGGCGCGGACCGCCTCGCTGGGGTAGGCGGCCGCCACGGCCAGGGCCCGGAACACCGCCGGCTCGTGGGCGGACGACTTCAGGCTGGGCCTGCCCTCGAGGACGGAGTCGAGGATGTCGACCGCGGCGATGTCGGCGAGCTCGGGAACGACCACATCGGCGAGTTCGCGGGCGGTCTGTTCCAGATCGAGGGTGGTGCCGATGCGGACGGTGGCGTCCGCGATCAGGGCGAGGCGGCGGCGGCTGTGGGCGATCTCCTTGGCCGCCTGGTGACTCTGGGTGATGTCCACCACGGAGGTCGCGAGGCCGAGCACCCGCCCGGTGGCGTCCTCCAGCCGGTAGTAGGAGACCGACCAGGCGTGCTCGTGGTGCTGATCGCCCTGGGTGTGGCCTGCGGTGAACTGCTCGACCAGCGGCGTCCCCGTGGCGAGCACCTGGCGCATCGCCGACTCGACGGCCCCCGCGTCATCGAGGAAGGACAGGGCGTCGCGGACGCCCCGTCCGATGTGCTCGGCGGCCGGCAGCCCGTTGATGCGCTCCAGCGAGGGGTTGACCAGGACGTAGCGCAGCTCCGTGTCCAGGACCGCCAGCCCGATCGGGGACTGGGCGACCAGCCGGGCGGAGAGCGCCAGGTCCCGCTCCAGCCGGCGCAGGCGGGTACGGTCCGTGGCGATCCCGAGGGCGTAAAGGTCTCCGTGCTCGTCGAGCAGCCGCATGTTGCGGAATTCGACCAGGAGCGTGCTGCCGTCCTTGTGCCGTACAGGGAACGCCCCGGCCCAGTCCCCGGCGCCGCCCATGACCCTCGCGAACAGCTCCACGACCAGGTCCACGTGCTCGTCGGACGCCAGCAGGCGAGCGGCGGGCCGGCCGAGGGCCTCCTTCGCCGTCCATCCGAACAGTTGCTCGGCCTGCGGGCTCCACAGGGCGATCCGCCCCTGCGCGTCCAGGACGACCGCGGCGACGTTCAGGACGTCGAGCAGCCCGCTCGGCGGGGACACCCCGGGCACGGCGCGCCCGGCCGCCTCCGCCCGGCCTGCCCCGAAGGCTCCGGTCGCATCCATCCAAGGCGCTCCCTTCCGGCGCGGCTCCCTTCATGGTCCCTCCAAATCCGCCCTCCAGCCCTCCAGCGGTCAGGACGGAGTGGGTCACGGCGGGCGCACGGGACACGGCCCGCCCGGTAGGGAGCCCCTTCTCAGTGCAGCGCCGTGAGGACCCGCTCGGGGGTGAGGGGGAGGTCGCGCAGACGCCGGCCGGTGGCGTGGCACACGGCGTTGCCGATCGCGGCCGCCGTGCCGACGATGCCGATCTCTCCGATCCCCTTGCTGCCCATCGGGTTGAGGTGCTCGTCGTGCTCGTCGATCCATCCCACCTCGATGGCGGGCACGTCGGCGTTGACCGGCACGTGATAGGCCGCCAGGTCGTCCTCGGCGAAGCCGCCGTGGACGGGGTCGACCGTACTGCGTTCCGTCAGCGC is a genomic window containing:
- a CDS encoding FBP domain-containing protein, whose product is MEPLTEKQIRSSFVNCTKGEAARLRLPLDFAELPWEDLDFLGWVDPGAPLRAHLVLPRAQGPMGISLRVPSVGRTSTVKSSLCQICLTGHASSGVTLLAAPLAGARGRDGNTVGIYVCADLACPLYVRGKRQPKLRAGRYEESLTLDERLARMSGNVDAFAARVAAA
- a CDS encoding SpoIIE family protein phosphatase, with amino-acid sequence MDATGAFGAGRAEAAGRAVPGVSPPSGLLDVLNVAAVVLDAQGRIALWSPQAEQLFGWTAKEALGRPAARLLASDEHVDLVVELFARVMGGAGDWAGAFPVRHKDGSTLLVEFRNMRLLDEHGDLYALGIATDRTRLRRLERDLALSARLVAQSPIGLAVLDTELRYVLVNPSLERINGLPAAEHIGRGVRDALSFLDDAGAVESAMRQVLATGTPLVEQFTAGHTQGDQHHEHAWSVSYYRLEDATGRVLGLATSVVDITQSHQAAKEIAHSRRRLALIADATVRIGTTLDLEQTARELADVVVPELADIAAVDILDSVLEGRPSLKSSAHEPAVFRALAVAAAYPSEAVRAADPPGDIARYEADRLVTQSVTTGHPVLVAHVHARDISRIARDDDAAALLARAGLRSYLAVPLIARGEVLGALDLKRTRNPRPFDDDDIILAGELAARAAVCIDNARWYRNAHHTALALQHHLLPHHPPPTPGLEVAYRYRPAAATSEIGGDWFDAIAQPDDTTVLVVGDVMGSGINAAAGMGQLRTATRTLAELSLDPTRVLEQLDRTTSALEETIATCVYAVYDPHRAECRIAVAGHLPPVLIRSGRAPRLLDLPTGTPLGVGGVPFEVTSVRMEPGDQLVLYTDGLVETRDQPIDERLDLLLRLLADTSRPLEETCDRLLDTLRRRDDHDDVALVIARAKPL
- a CDS encoding MFS transporter, producing the protein MLSVLRHRTYRRLFTAQAVALVGTGLATVALSLLAYDIAGDDASAVLGTALAVKMIAYVGIAPLAGALADRIPRRTLMAAMDLTRAAVALALPFVTEIWQIHLLIFLLQAASAAFTPVFQATIPEVLPAERDYTRALSMSRLAYDLESLFSPALAAALLTLVSYDWLFTGTSLGFLASAALVVATVLPRPAPVERTGGAYAKAAFGTRLFWATPRLRALLALDLAVAAAGAIVFVDTVVLVRGHFGRSAGAVSLALGAYGAGSMLTALLLPRLLRRRPDRAVMLPAACALPVVLAAVAALTATAPGTWSWSAVLAGWAVIGAASSAVLTPGGRVIRRSTADPDLPAAFAAQFSLSHGCWLLTYPVAGWLAAWAGLPVTALVLGAVSLAATGAAAAAWPARDPSRIEHVHPDLPPGHPHLADASPAAGGWRHGHHYVIDRHHHRWPSAGLTGASRGR